A stretch of Camelus bactrianus isolate YW-2024 breed Bactrian camel chromosome 26, ASM4877302v1, whole genome shotgun sequence DNA encodes these proteins:
- the CLN8 gene encoding protein CLN8 isoform X3 — protein sequence MSLLSSSLNATYHSLVPREKVFWNLAATRAVFGIQSTTAGLWALLADPVLQADRVLGQQNWCWFQITTATGFFFFENVAIHVSHLLFRNFDFFLATHHLFAFLGFLGLVVNLEAGHYLAMVTLLLEMSTPFTCASWMLLKAGRADSPLWRLNQWVMVHLFHCRMVLTYHMWWVCLRHWEGLARSLFPPHLALFLVGLGLLTLVINPYWTHKKTQQLLTPVDWNFASRRPQPARANGQPPRKKAQ from the exons ATGAGTCTT CTGTCGTCCTCCTTGAATGCCACCTACCACTCCCTGGTGCCCAGAGAGAAGGTCTTCTGGAACCTGGCGGCCACGCGTGCCGTCTTCGGCATCCAGAGCACGACGGCAGGGCTGTGGGCGCTGCTGGCGGACCCGGTGCTCCAGGCCGATCGCGTGCTCGGCCAGCAGAACTGGTGCTGGTTTCAGATCACCACAGCCACGGGGTTCTTCTTCTTCGAGAACGTGGCCATTCACGTGTCACACCTGCTGTTCCGCAACTTCGACTTCTTCCTGGCCACCCACCACCTCTTCGCCTTCCTGGGGTTTCTTGGCCTGGTGGTCAACCTGGAAGCCGGCCACTATCTGGCCATGGTCACCTTGCTCCTGGAGATGAGCACGCCCTTCACCTGCGCCTCCTGGATGCTCCTGAAG GCCGGCCGCGCCGACTCCCCGCTCTGGAGGCTGAACCAGTGGGTGATGGTGCACCTGTTCCACTGCCGCATGGTGCTGACCTACCACATGTGGTGGGTGTGCCTGCGCCACTGGGAAGGCCTGGCCCGCAGCCTCTTCCCGCCGCACCTCGCACTCTTCCTCGTGGGGCTGGGCCTCCTCACGCTGGTCATCAACCCCTACTGGACCCACAAGAAGACGcagcagctgctcacccccgtgGACTGGAACTTCGCATCCAGGCGCCCCCAGCCCGCCCGCGCCAACGGCCAGCCGCCACGGAAGAAGGCGCAGTAG
- the CLN8 gene encoding protein CLN8 isoform X1: MADSWSCWCVALLPGLASGQFPSQVLEAYASAKSIIASHTVFLSSWGSGLSQPTARDVPWRVRTVGDGCTRGPEAVALTAFSGTRGSVWTWLSSDTDTSTMSLLSSSLNATYHSLVPREKVFWNLAATRAVFGIQSTTAGLWALLADPVLQADRVLGQQNWCWFQITTATGFFFFENVAIHVSHLLFRNFDFFLATHHLFAFLGFLGLVVNLEAGHYLAMVTLLLEMSTPFTCASWMLLKAGRADSPLWRLNQWVMVHLFHCRMVLTYHMWWVCLRHWEGLARSLFPPHLALFLVGLGLLTLVINPYWTHKKTQQLLTPVDWNFASRRPQPARANGQPPRKKAQ; this comes from the exons ATGGCTGACTCATGGTCATGTTGGTGCGTAGCTCTGCTGCCCGGACTGGCCTCCGGCCAGTTCCCGTCTCAGGTTCTGGAAGCATATGCTTCAGCAAAGTCCATCATAGCTTCACACACAGTGTTTCTTTCCTCCTGGGGGTCTGGACTGTCACAGCCTACCGCACGGGACGTCCCCTGGAGGGTCAGGACC gtCGGAGACGGGTGCACAAGGGGCCCTGAGGCCGTGGCCCTGACTGCGTTTTCAGGGACCAGAGGCAGCGTGTGGACCTGGCTCTCCTCTGACACAGACACCAGCACCATGAGTCTT CTGTCGTCCTCCTTGAATGCCACCTACCACTCCCTGGTGCCCAGAGAGAAGGTCTTCTGGAACCTGGCGGCCACGCGTGCCGTCTTCGGCATCCAGAGCACGACGGCAGGGCTGTGGGCGCTGCTGGCGGACCCGGTGCTCCAGGCCGATCGCGTGCTCGGCCAGCAGAACTGGTGCTGGTTTCAGATCACCACAGCCACGGGGTTCTTCTTCTTCGAGAACGTGGCCATTCACGTGTCACACCTGCTGTTCCGCAACTTCGACTTCTTCCTGGCCACCCACCACCTCTTCGCCTTCCTGGGGTTTCTTGGCCTGGTGGTCAACCTGGAAGCCGGCCACTATCTGGCCATGGTCACCTTGCTCCTGGAGATGAGCACGCCCTTCACCTGCGCCTCCTGGATGCTCCTGAAG GCCGGCCGCGCCGACTCCCCGCTCTGGAGGCTGAACCAGTGGGTGATGGTGCACCTGTTCCACTGCCGCATGGTGCTGACCTACCACATGTGGTGGGTGTGCCTGCGCCACTGGGAAGGCCTGGCCCGCAGCCTCTTCCCGCCGCACCTCGCACTCTTCCTCGTGGGGCTGGGCCTCCTCACGCTGGTCATCAACCCCTACTGGACCCACAAGAAGACGcagcagctgctcacccccgtgGACTGGAACTTCGCATCCAGGCGCCCCCAGCCCGCCCGCGCCAACGGCCAGCCGCCACGGAAGAAGGCGCAGTAG
- the CLN8 gene encoding protein CLN8 isoform X2 — protein MSLVSDGGAAGSIFDLDYASGKIRWTLTVAGFVFYLGVFVVCHQLSSSLNATYHSLVPREKVFWNLAATRAVFGIQSTTAGLWALLADPVLQADRVLGQQNWCWFQITTATGFFFFENVAIHVSHLLFRNFDFFLATHHLFAFLGFLGLVVNLEAGHYLAMVTLLLEMSTPFTCASWMLLKAGRADSPLWRLNQWVMVHLFHCRMVLTYHMWWVCLRHWEGLARSLFPPHLALFLVGLGLLTLVINPYWTHKKTQQLLTPVDWNFASRRPQPARANGQPPRKKAQ, from the exons ATGAGTCTTGTAAGTGACGGTGGGGCGGCAGGGAGCATCTTTGACCTGGACTATGCCTCCGGGAAGATCCGCTGGACGCTGACGGTGGCCGGCTTTGTCTTCTACCTGGGCGTCTTCGTGGTCTGCCACCAGCTGTCGTCCTCCTTGAATGCCACCTACCACTCCCTGGTGCCCAGAGAGAAGGTCTTCTGGAACCTGGCGGCCACGCGTGCCGTCTTCGGCATCCAGAGCACGACGGCAGGGCTGTGGGCGCTGCTGGCGGACCCGGTGCTCCAGGCCGATCGCGTGCTCGGCCAGCAGAACTGGTGCTGGTTTCAGATCACCACAGCCACGGGGTTCTTCTTCTTCGAGAACGTGGCCATTCACGTGTCACACCTGCTGTTCCGCAACTTCGACTTCTTCCTGGCCACCCACCACCTCTTCGCCTTCCTGGGGTTTCTTGGCCTGGTGGTCAACCTGGAAGCCGGCCACTATCTGGCCATGGTCACCTTGCTCCTGGAGATGAGCACGCCCTTCACCTGCGCCTCCTGGATGCTCCTGAAG GCCGGCCGCGCCGACTCCCCGCTCTGGAGGCTGAACCAGTGGGTGATGGTGCACCTGTTCCACTGCCGCATGGTGCTGACCTACCACATGTGGTGGGTGTGCCTGCGCCACTGGGAAGGCCTGGCCCGCAGCCTCTTCCCGCCGCACCTCGCACTCTTCCTCGTGGGGCTGGGCCTCCTCACGCTGGTCATCAACCCCTACTGGACCCACAAGAAGACGcagcagctgctcacccccgtgGACTGGAACTTCGCATCCAGGCGCCCCCAGCCCGCCCGCGCCAACGGCCAGCCGCCACGGAAGAAGGCGCAGTAG